GTCCGGGTCAAAGAGGATGCAGGCCGGACGGGTGTGGTCTTCCTTGATCGTGACATGGGCGACTTCGCGGACTTCAAAGGAATCCGCAGAGGCGCTGACTGGACGGCGTTCGGCATTCAGTATTTCGAATTCGATCGTGGCGGAATGGGGCAGGAGTGCGCCATTCCAACGACGAGGGCGGAATGGACTGACCGGGGTCAGGGCAAGTACGTTGGACCCGAGGGGAATGATCGGCCCTCGGGCGGACAGGTTGTATGCGGTTGATCCGGCTGGTGTGGCAACCATGATTCCATCGCAGATCAGTTTTTCCAATCGTTGCTTTCCATTGATACATACCCTGATTTTCGCGGATTGCTGGGAGTGGCGAAGCAAGGCGACTTCATTGAAAGCCAAGGCGGAAACCTGTTGTCCTGACAGCGTGAAGGCCGTCATGATCAACGGATTAAGAG
This window of the Pseudodesulfovibrio sp. JC047 genome carries:
- a CDS encoding NAD kinase — translated: MGHKEITKIACVASDTPRAQKGLATLAKRYPLVERDEADVLIALGGDGFMLQTIHEHMDSGLPIYGMNRGTIGFLLNEFNPDTLLKRLNLAQVHALNPLIMTAFTLSGQQVSALAFNEVALLRHSQQSAKIRVCINGKQRLEKLICDGIMVATPAGSTAYNLSARGPIIPLGSNVLALTPVSPFRPRRWNGALLPHSATIEFEILNAERRPVSASADSFEVREVAHVTIKEDHTRPACILFDPDHSLEERIFNEQFIY